The following coding sequences lie in one Gloeocapsa sp. PCC 73106 genomic window:
- the purH gene encoding bifunctional phosphoribosylaminoimidazolecarboxamide formyltransferase/IMP cyclohydrolase — MSRLALVSVWDKTGIIELAAKLVQDFDFELISSGGTAKILTEAGLPVIKVSDYTNSPEILGGRVKTLHPRIHGGILARRDLAEDLADLENYQIRPFDLIVVNLYPFAETIAQPGVTLAEAVEQIDIGGVALLRAAAKNFAYTTVLAQTSSYTEYLAELAQKQGNPSLIFRQSMAVAAFAHTQAYDQAIANYLANYNSGPDLPRDFSLRGQQIQGLRYGENPHQQASWYQSGTQPTGWSAAQQIQGKELSYNNLVDLEAARAIIAEFPPEVAPAVAILKHTNPCGVALGDTVHQAYTKAREADSVSAFGGIVAVNRPIDLETAQALTETFLECVVAPGCETAAQELLATKSNLRVLLLPTLAQGPAYSIKAIAGGFLVQTTDSVVDDPQTWQIVSQKHPDTEQVDELSFAWKVAKHVKSNSIVISKDNVTLGIGAGQMNRVGSVKIALEAAQTRATGAVLASDGFFPFDDSVRTAAAAGISAIIQPGGSIRDGDSIKAANELGLIMILTGMRHFLH; from the coding sequence ATGTCGCGTTTAGCTTTAGTAAGTGTTTGGGATAAAACTGGAATCATCGAATTAGCTGCTAAATTAGTACAGGATTTCGACTTTGAGTTAATCAGTAGCGGAGGAACCGCCAAAATCTTAACCGAAGCGGGACTTCCCGTCATCAAAGTCAGTGACTATACTAACTCTCCAGAAATTTTAGGAGGAAGAGTCAAGACGCTTCACCCTCGCATTCATGGAGGTATTTTAGCCCGTCGAGACTTAGCCGAAGATTTAGCCGATTTAGAAAATTACCAAATTCGTCCCTTTGATTTAATCGTCGTCAACTTATATCCTTTTGCTGAGACGATCGCCCAACCAGGGGTAACTCTAGCCGAAGCTGTGGAACAAATAGATATAGGTGGAGTAGCCTTATTGCGTGCCGCGGCGAAAAACTTCGCTTACACCACTGTTCTAGCCCAAACGAGCAGTTACACTGAATATCTAGCTGAATTAGCCCAAAAACAGGGAAATCCTTCCTTAATATTTCGACAAAGTATGGCTGTAGCGGCTTTTGCCCATACACAAGCTTATGACCAGGCGATCGCTAACTATCTCGCTAATTACAACTCAGGACCAGATTTACCCCGAGATTTTTCCCTCAGGGGTCAACAAATACAAGGGTTACGCTACGGAGAAAATCCCCATCAACAAGCAAGTTGGTATCAATCGGGAACTCAACCTACCGGGTGGAGTGCAGCGCAGCAAATCCAAGGAAAAGAACTAAGTTACAACAATTTAGTAGACTTAGAAGCAGCTAGAGCGATTATAGCTGAATTTCCCCCTGAAGTAGCACCTGCGGTAGCTATACTAAAACACACCAATCCCTGTGGAGTAGCTCTAGGTGATACTGTACACCAAGCCTATACTAAAGCTAGAGAAGCTGACTCTGTATCAGCTTTTGGTGGAATCGTAGCTGTAAATCGTCCCATCGACCTAGAGACAGCCCAAGCTTTAACTGAAACCTTTTTAGAATGCGTGGTAGCACCCGGTTGTGAAACAGCAGCGCAAGAATTACTCGCTACTAAATCCAATCTACGAGTACTGTTATTACCCACTCTAGCCCAAGGACCAGCTTATAGTATTAAGGCGATCGCCGGGGGTTTCTTAGTACAAACCACTGACTCTGTGGTAGATGATCCCCAAACTTGGCAAATAGTCAGTCAAAAACACCCAGATACTGAACAAGTGGACGAGTTGAGCTTTGCTTGGAAAGTCGCCAAGCACGTCAAATCTAATAGTATTGTTATCAGTAAAGATAATGTTACTCTTGGTATTGGTGCAGGACAAATGAACCGCGTCGGGTCGGTTAAAATCGCTCTGGAAGCAGCTCAAACAAGAGCTACAGGGGCAGTTTTAGCTAGTGATGGGTTTTTTCCTTTTGATGACTCAGTACGTACAGCCGCAGCAGCGGGGATTAGTGCTATTATTCAACCTGGAGGTTCTATTCGAGATGGAGACTCGATCAAAGCTGCCAATGAATTGGGATTAATTATGATTTTGACAGGAATGCGTCACTTTTTGCACTAA
- a CDS encoding phycobiliprotein lyase: MTSQEFANFFSCCVGNWVTERTYHYLTNSMVERSRTEFQIKPLSDPAKIQVLTDNMYSFSEATRDLQGFNLEFYTISETGVEVTQNLNILFIINQEHDKILMGDYLRDRAYEEAKPIVSQFSFDLNTKELLMKTNYTQIVSVDSITLINPNLRLRKIVNYQRPKAEEALDKVFLVGFGVEEKVN; the protein is encoded by the coding sequence TTGACTAGCCAAGAATTTGCCAATTTTTTTAGTTGTTGCGTGGGTAATTGGGTTACTGAAAGAACATATCATTATTTAACTAACTCGATGGTAGAGCGATCGCGCACAGAATTTCAGATTAAACCTCTCAGCGATCCAGCTAAAATACAAGTACTCACAGACAATATGTATAGCTTTTCTGAAGCAACTAGAGACCTACAAGGCTTTAATTTAGAGTTTTATACCATTTCAGAAACAGGAGTAGAGGTAACTCAAAATCTTAATATCTTGTTTATCATCAATCAAGAACATGATAAGATTCTGATGGGTGATTACCTCAGAGATAGAGCCTATGAAGAAGCCAAACCAATCGTTTCTCAATTTAGCTTTGACTTAAACACAAAAGAGTTATTAATGAAAACCAATTATACTCAGATAGTATCAGTAGACTCGATTACTTTAATTAATCCTAATTTGCGTCTGCGCAAGATTGTAAACTATCAACGCCCCAAAGCAGAAGAAGCGCTTGACAAAGTGTTTTTAGTAGGCTTTGGAGTGGAAGAAAAAGTCAACTAA